ATCGTTCAGGCCGTCGCCATCCACGTCGTACACGTACATATGGCTGCCGCCGATGTCCGGCGCGGTGTCGAGGTGCTCCGGAATCGAGAACGCGATGTTGATGAAAGTCCATGCGCCGGTGCCGGTCGCCGGCTGCAACCAGATTCCGCTTCTTTCCAGGAGATCCATCTTGCCGTCGCCGTTAACGTCGCCCGCGCCCAGACCGTGGATCCAGCCGCAGCAATTGTCCTTGAACGGATACATCCGCGTGACGGAGTGGAACGGCCAGGGCGCGGTGGGGTTGGCCCAGTCGACCTTCCAGTAGCCCCAGGTCTCGGGCGGCGTGCAGTTCTTGCAGGCGCCCAGGATCTCAGGCTTACCGTCGCCGTCCATGTCGGCGTAGATCTTGTGCTCACCCTTCACATCGGCAGAGAACTGGAACTTGGGCCAGTTCCCGGCGGCGCCCTTCGGGTTTTGGTACCAGTTGCCGGTGCCGGACGGGATCGGCTTGGTGTTGCCGGTCGGGATCGGTCCGATGTCCGACGCCGCGATCTGAAGAATATCGTCCCAGCCGTCGCCATTGAAGTCATAGCCGAACGCCGACCACGAATCCGAAACGCCGGTGTTGATTTCTTCGGCGGAGCCGGTGACTGGCAGATCGTCGTGGCCATCGCGATAGATGTGCTCACCGCCGGCCGTGTCATAGCCGGGCGCGAAGGGACCCTTGTACCAGCGCCTGCCGGCGGCGACGTCCAAGACACCGTCGTGGTCGTAATCGCCGACGGCCACGCTCTCGGCCAGGAAGCGATTGTGAATCGTAATCTTCGTGTACGTGAGATTCGGATTGGTCGCCTTGGGCGGGGCGCCGCCGGTGCCCGAGGCGTCGGTGCCCTCCCCGTTGCCGCCCGAGCCGCCGCTGGCTGCGTCCACTGCCGACCCGCCCGTCCCCGACGACCCACCCGACCCTGACGACCCGCCTGATCCCGACGACCCGCCCGACCCCGACGACCCGCCGTTCGCGCTGCTGCCACCAGAGCCCGATGCCACCGGCACCTTGACCGCTTGATAGCTGCACGAGACGGAGGTCAGCGCGATGGCGCCGCAAATGATTGACCTCAGCGAGGGGACCACGCGCGGGCGCGCGATCGACCGTGAGTTTCTTGGCCCGTTGAACCCATTGAACATGCCGCGACTAAACATGGGCATACAGACGGCGCGCGCCTCGCCAGCAGGCAATAAATTTGGTTTTCCAGCCATTACCAAGGCTTCAAAGGCTACCGCGGGTAAAATATCTTCCTTGACCATCCGACGCGGCCTTTCATTTTGGGCCGCGCGGATGGGCAACGACAAACAGGTCAGGAAATAGCCCGGAATCTACATGCGGGCCATGCAGGCCATCACCGCGGGGTTCGCCACCGCGGGCAGCGACAGCAAGTAATCGGCCACCGCCGTCGCATCGGCGTCGGTGATGGTGGCATTGGCCCGCATCGGCGAGCACAACGTCTTGCCCATTTTATCCTTGGCCATCTTGATGGCGGTGACGACGTCGCTGACCATCCAGCCCATGATTCCGGTCATGTCCGGCGTGAGGTTGGCGCTCTGGAACATCATCGTGCCGCCGTCGCCGGTGATGCTCGATGTCTTGCCGCCCTGGAAGCCCTTGGTCTCGTCGATGTGTAGCGGCGCGGTGGCCGCGGTGTTGACCGTATGGCACGTGGCGCACATGAGCGTGGCCAGATACTTTCCGTTGGCCGCGTCGGCCGGCGCGGTGGCTCCGGGCGCCGGCAACATCGTCGGATCGGCCGGCGTCCACTGCGCGGCGGTCGGCGGCGTGGCAGACGTCCCCGCGTTGTCCTTCACCTTGTGCACCACCGGCACCAGCTGGCGAAGATAGGCGACGATGGCGCTGGCGTCGTCGGCGCTGAGGTTCGCATACTGATAGTACGGCATGTTGGCAAAGAGAAACGTCGCTGCGCCGGCGTCGGCCGCCGCGGCGGGACGCATGCCTTTTTGGAAAGCGTCTTTCAATTGCTGATCGGTCAGGCTCATGATGCCGGTCGCGTCGGGCGTCAGGTTCGGCGTGCTCAAGCAATTGCCGCTGGCGTCGGCGGTACAATCGACGCCGGCGAAAAGGTTGGCCGTGTCCAGCGCGCCGCCGGTCAGTTTCGGGGTGTGGCAATTCACGCACCCGAGAAGGCTGGTCAAATACTGACCGCGCATCTGCGTCGCGGTCAGGCCGCCACCGTCGCCGGCCACATCAGTCGCCACGTCCGCGCCGGTGTCGGTCGGCCCCGCATCGCTGCTGCTGCCGCCGGCGCCTCCGGTGGCGCTCGCACCGCCCGCGCCGCCGGTGCCGGTGGTCGCGCCACCGGAGCCCGAGCCGCCGCTGCCGGCGTCTTTCGCGCTGGAATTGGAGCTGGAACTGCAAGCACCACCGGCGATGACGACGCCAGTGAACAATAAAGCGGGGACGATTCGGGAAAAGGTCATGCTTTGATCTCCTTAGTATTCAAAAAATGGTGGTCAGTCTTTGTGTCGCCCGGGCGGCTTGGCAAGACCCAGCAACCCGACAATTCGGTGATACGAAGGCAACAAAAGCCGGTTTCCAGGAATTGGACCCGCGGCGACGACCAATCGTCGCGGTGATAACGTGCCGCGCGGAGGATAAACATGACTGAGCCGTTGGTGCAATGTCAGGACGCTGCCGGGCCGATTGCCACCGTAACCGTGGATCGCCCGCAGGCCATGAACGCCTTGAACGCGCCCACTCTGGAGTTGCTGCGCGAGACCTTCGCCGCCTTGGCCTCCGCGCCTGGGGTTCGCTGCGTGATCCTGACCGGCGCTGGGGAAAAAGCGTTCGTCGCCGGCGCCGACATCAAGGCCATGGAAAGCCTGACCTCCGAGCAAGCGCGGGCGCTGGCCGAGCTAGGACACGCCGTGGGTGACGCCATCGAGGCGCTGCCGGCGCCGGTGATCGCCGCGGTGAACGGGTTCGCTCTGGGTGGCGGTTGCGAGCTGGCCCTGGCCTGCGACTTCGTGCACGCCGCCCAAACTGCCCGCTTTGGTCAGCCCGAGGTGAACCTGGGCATCATCCCCGGTTTTGGCGGCACGCAACGCCTGGCCCGCCGCGTGGGGATCGGACGGGCGCGCGAGCTGATTTACAGCGGCCGGGTGATCGACGCCGACGAGGCGCTGCGCATCGGCCTGGTCAACGGCGTGCATCCGCCCGCCGAACTTTTGTCGCGCGTGCGCGCCATCGCCGAGAGCATCGCCGCCAAAGCGCCGCTGGCGGTGACGGAAGCGAAGCGGGCCATTCGCCAGGGCGCCGATCGCCCTCTTTCGGAAGCGCACGCCATCGAACGGCGACTGTTCGCTGGTCTTTTCGACACCGCCGATCGACGGGAAGGCATGCGCGCGTTTGTGGAAAAGCGGCCGCCGAAGTGGACCGCGCGCTGAGCGCCGGCGCGCCGGCGATTCTCAGTGCGGGTGGCGGTGGTGCAGATCCTCGCTGTGCTCGTGCGCGTGCGCGATGGCGTCGTGATGATGCGGGTGGCTGTGTGCGTCGGAGGGCATGGGATCGTGCTGGTGATCGTGGTGCCCGTCGTCGTGCCGGTGCCAGTGCTCGTGTTCGATGGCTTCGTGCTGATGACGGTGGGCGTGGCGTTCGGACAGGTGCAGCCACAGGCCAAGGCCGATCAGACCCGCCGCGATCGGAAGCTGTACGCCGGGCCAGGGCGCGCCCAGCGCCACCGCCGCCACCACGCCGATGAAGGGCGACACGCCAAAGACGGACGCCGTGCGGCCGACGCCGACGATCTTCTGCGCGCGCAGATAGAACTGCAGGCTGACGCCAAAGCTAACCGCCCCCAGCAGCAGCAGGGCCAGCGCCGCGCCCGGCGACGGCGGGGTCTGCCCAGCGAGCAGCGCGACGACGCCGGACGCTGTACCGCCCATGATTCCTTTGCCCACCACCACCAGCACCGGATCGTGATCGGCCAGCGGCCGCGACAGCAGATTGTCCACCGCCCAGGCGAACGCCGCCGCCGCCACCAACCCGGCGCTCCACCCGGCGTTGTCGGCGCGCAACGAACCAACCACCAGCGCGGCGCCGCCGGCAAAGATGGCCAGCGCGGCGAACAACACCCGACCGCCGATGTGCTCGCGCATGAACAGCCAGGCCAGCAGCAAGGTGAACGGCGCCTCCAAGGCCAGCAGCAGCGACGCCGTCGCCGCGTCGGTTCGTCCCAGCCCGCGCACCAGCAGCGCCGGCGCCAGCGCCGCGCCGACCAGCGCCACCATCAAAAGCCGCAGCAAAGAGGGCGGCGCCAGCAAGGCGCGGGCGCTGCCCTGGTTGTGCCCGCCTGACCGCGGAACCACGCGCAGGCCGGCACCCAGCGCAGCGCCGAGATAAAGCAGCGAACCTGAGAAAAGCGGACTTGCCCCCACGCTGGCTTTTTGCAGCAGCGGCGCAGTCACGCCGAACAAGCCAGCCGCCACAAACGCCAGCGCGACACCGCGTTTGATCGACCCACCGGTGTTGGTTTCGCTGGCCGTCATCGACGCTGGATGGGACCCATCCACCAGTAAATCTAGCAGCGTTCACGCAAGTGCGTGCGCTGCCCACGCGCAGCCCGCGCACGCCGCAAAATCCACGTCAGGCGCGCAACGAAAGACACGAGCCGCTGAGTAGTCGCATGCGCACTTGTCTGTGCAATGCCGATACCAGCGGGTTGTTTTGGCCGAACAGGCGAGTCGACGGTGATTGGCGTCCGTTAGTCCTGATCGCCGTGATGCCGCTGTCGCGAACCGATCGGGTTGGCGCGCGGATCTTGACTTCCATCGACGCTGGCTGCGAAATTTCAATACCTTGGGGCTCTATTTCTTCTTCTTGGCGCTCTGCTTGATCCCGGTGACCGTCGTGGCAGGCGCGCTGACGGCCAGCTTTCGGGTGTTGCGCCGCCTGGCCACCTTGCGGCGGGCCGAATTCTCGGTTTCCACCACCGAGGTGCGACCGGGCGACACATTCGAGGCGCGCGCCACGGTGGTGCCGCGCGCGGCGCGGGCGGTGACGGTCGAGGCCCACCTGACCTGCACCATGTTCGATCACCGGCCGCACGAACTTTATGCCAGCACCCGCCGGATGACAGCGACGCCAGCGGCCGCCAGTCAGTACGCCGTCGATCTGGTTCTGCCCGAGTACGCGCTGCGCACCGGCCGCGTTGGCGACAGCACGACGGTGGCCGAGAACGCCCACCGGATGCTGGTGGTGTGGACCGTCGATTTCGAGGTGCGATCGGCGGGCGGCACGTTGCTGCACCGCCGTTCGCGCGCCTTCGAGGTGCCGCGCGGGCGGCGCCTCAAGACCCAGCTGCGTCGCATGAGCCTGCTGGCCATCGACACGTTCTCGTCCATTCGGAACGACATGCTGTTCAACTGGCTGGTGCATCTGGCCGCTTGCGACGGGCCGATCACGCCGGCCGAACGCACCCAGCTTTACGAGCTGGTGTCCGAGATGGTGGGCATGGCGGATCTGGAAGACGCCAGCGTCCGCGTCGAGCGCGAGCTGCAGCGGCGGCTGGTCATCGACGGTCTTTTCCTGCACCGCTATGTCCCGCTGGAACAGCGGCTGGAGTTTTATCGGGCGCTGCTGACGCTGGCGTTGACCGACGGGCCCTTGGTCGACAAGGAGATGACCTTCCTGTTCGAATCGGCCAAGGTCCTGGGCATCAGCGACGAAGACGTCAAGACCATCGAAGCGGAGGTGGCCCTTGCCCGCCAGGCCAACGCCAACTAGGACGGCCGTCTCCGGGATAGGCGCCGCGCTGACCATCCTGCTGGCGCCGGTCGCCGCCTTCGCCCACGAACGCTGGGTCAAGCACGACGCCAAGCCGTTCGACCACGCCTACTTTCACTCGATGAGCGGCGAGGTGCTGGAGCTGTCGCTGCTGGCCACCGCCGCCGTCGCGGTGATCATCGGCCTTTGGTACCTGGGCGCGGTCACCCTGGTCGAACGCTGGACCCCCACGTCGGTCGAGAAAAATTTGTCCCGCCCCAAGCACGGCCCGCTGGGACGTTGGTTGATCGCCGTGCTGCGCTTTGCCCTTGATGGGTACATCGACAGTCCGTGGTATGCGCGCGCCGAACGGGTGGCGGTGTTCCTCTTCGCGCGGCTGCCTGGCCTGGTGCTGCTGCTGGGCGCCCACGACGGATGGCTGGTGATGCCCAGCTTTCCCATCACCGGTCCGCTGGCCAAAGAGATCGTCATCGTCGAGGTGGTGCTGGCGCTGTGGATCCTCTGGGGCCGTTTGCAGATGGCCCTGGGTGGCGCGTTCATCGGCGTCTTCGTCTACCTGTGCGTGGCCTATCGCCTGGCGGCGGTCGACGCCATGCCGCTTTTGGCCAGCGCGCTTTTCTATCTCGAGTCGAGCCCGGGGATCGTCCTTTCGCCCAGGCAGGTGGCGGGCATCCGTTTCGGGTTGGGGGTGGGATTTATTTGTCTCGGCCTGGTGAACAAGATCTACGACGCCGGCCTGTTCATCGGCGTGGGCGACAACTATCCGCAGCTCATCGCCGGACCGCGCAGCGTGTTTCCCTGGCTGACGCGCGAGTCGTGGTCGTTCGCCACGGCATTGGGCGAGATGGTGTTCGGCCTGTTGTTGTTGCTGGGGACGTTCAGCCGCATCACCGCGCTGGTGCTGACCCTCATCTTCAGCAACTTCATCCTGGTTTTCGGCTGGGCAGAGATCGTCCACCTTTATCCCATCTCCGGTTTCGCCGTGCTGTTTTTGCACTCGTCCCCGCGTACGGCGCTGGATGGGATCCTGTTTCGCGCCCACGTGCGTGCCTGGCGGGCGATGGGTTTCCGGACGTCGTTTTTGCTCTATCGGGCGTCGGTGTTCGTGGTGGCGATCGCCGCGGGGGCGTTGCTGATCTTCGCCCCCCTGTATGTGACGGTCGAGTTGTTACCGCGTATCTGGCCGTAGGGTCGTTGGGGAGACTCTTGTGGCGACCGCCGCCTTCGCCGGCTCGGCAGGAAGAGCCACACGAGCCTACGGAATGAGTCCCCGCAGGTGACGAACTGGAAATTCGTGTCGATGCGAACGTCGGAGCCGACCCTGTGGCGTTCGGCTTGAAAGAGATCCAACGGATAGACATTTCCCACTGTCATCCCAAAATAGTCGCCGACTGATCAACCTCGATGGTTCCTGTCTCTGGAAAGTGCAGGCCGCCCAGATCAATGGCCAGTTGGCCGTTGATGACAGAGGAATGAAGTCGCGGACAATGCCAACGACGGTGTTGCAGGCCGCTGCGGGACACCGGTCGGCGAGTTACCGGTGATAGGAGCGCCAGCTTGTAACCGCCAGACTTGGTCTTGGTGAGCCCCACCGGCGCCGGCGGCGGTCCGTCGATAGGACCGCCGGCCGGACCGCCTCCGCTTCCCCCGCCCACCGTGCCACCCCCGTCACCGCCCACGCCGCCGTCGGAACCGGCCGCGCCGTGCCCATCACCTGGACTCCCCCGTTCCTGACGCAGGCCCTCCCCCCGCGTCAGGGCCCTCCGCGCTAGATTTCAACCCTGCGCAACCCGAAAAGAAGACGACGGCAAAAGCCATCCTTCCCATTCTGGCCCGCCGGTGCGTCATCAGCCCTCCACCGTCAGGTGAGTGTCCAGGCCGAATTGCTTCCGTGACGGTCAGGAAAGATTCTTGGCCTGGCGCCCACAAAGAAAAACCGCCGCAGCGAGGGAGAAACCCGCTGCGGCGGCGTGATGATTCGGGGGATGCGACTTACGGCATCGTCGGCATCGGTACCGCCGTGGTGGGCGGCGTGCCCTTGTAGAACTGAATCTCGTCGATCGAGTAGTCCCAGTCCGGATCGGTGCCCAGGAAGGCCAGCTCTTGAATACGATTCATCACCTTCGCCGAGCCGCCGGTGGCCGACGCGAACGTCACCGAGTACTGTGCCCAGTCGCTGGTCAGCGTTACCAGCGAGCGCGGGTGGTTGTAGCACTTCATCGAAGCGTCCGGACAGTCGCCGCCGACGCTGACCGCGTTGGTAGCCGGGATGACGAAGTTGACCGTGATCTTGTTGGTGTTGGTGGCACTGGCCGCCTGGTTTGCCTTGGCCCAGAAAGTGACCCCGTCGAACACCGAGATGTCGACGCAGTAGATTTTCGCCGTGGTGTCGATGGCCAGGTTGAAAACCGTGCCCACGCCGTAGCCGCCCATGGCCGGCGGCGTGGCGCCCATACCGGAGTAGTGGCCAGCGTGGGCGGTGGAGACCGCGCCGCCCGCCGCCTGCATGATCTTGAACGAGTCGGGCGCGGCCTTGACGTCGTTGAATGACGACCAACCGGGCAACAACGCCGCTTCTTCGAAGTTATCGATGAAGACCTGGTCGACGGTCAGGACGCGCGTCCCGGCGCCGTCACAGACACTGGGGCCGGCCGTGCCGCCATCGGTGGTGGCCACGGTGCCGCCAGTGCCGGTGCCACCGCCGTCGGTCCCGACGGTGGTGCCGCCAGAACCGCTGGCCGTGGTGCCGCCTGTGCCACTGGCCGTGGTCCCACCCGTGCCGCCGGTGGTTCCACCGGTGCCGGTGGTGGCCGGATTGCTGCTGCCCGTGCTACAGGCCGCGCTGGCCATAGCGGTCGCCAGGAGCGACCAAAGAACCGCGTTGTTTCCCATTTTGAAGTGTCGCATTTTCGCTCCGTCGTTTGAGCCGCTAACAGATAATTGTGACATCCAATTGAGAAACTATTCCTTTTGAAAACACCCAGTCAAAGTAAATCGTGGTCAATTATCACTGTTTACTGGTTAATCACTCGGTCTTTCCCTCAACCTTTCATGCCTGTCACTGTCATCCCCTCAATGAAGTAACG
This window of the Polyangia bacterium genome carries:
- a CDS encoding VCBS repeat-containing protein; this translates as MVPSLRSIICGAIALTSVSCSYQAVKVPVASGSGGSSANGGSSGSGGSSGSGGSSGSGGSSGTGGSAVDAASGGSGGNGEGTDASGTGGAPPKATNPNLTYTKITIHNRFLAESVAVGDYDHDGVLDVAAGRRWYKGPFAPGYDTAGGEHIYRDGHDDLPVTGSAEEINTGVSDSWSAFGYDFNGDGWDDILQIAASDIGPIPTGNTKPIPSGTGNWYQNPKGAAGNWPKFQFSADVKGEHKIYADMDGDGKPEILGACKNCTPPETWGYWKVDWANPTAPWPFHSVTRMYPFKDNCCGWIHGLGAGDVNGDGKMDLLERSGIWLQPATGTGAWTFINIAFSIPEHLDTAPDIGGSHMYVYDVDGDGLNDVVCSSNSHGYGLAWFRQSPAGTFTRNMIMNTPQEAAMYNNVAFSQLHSLWLEDMDGDGLKDIVTGKTFLAHPFTTGDAGGSGSAGVGTEPTVLYVFKLVRTPTVHFEPHPIDVDSPTQKASGVAREFKVVDMNKDGINDIVISSKRGLFVFLGKP
- a CDS encoding c-type cytochrome is translated as MTFSRIVPALLFTGVVIAGGACSSSSNSSAKDAGSGGSGSGGATTGTGGAGGASATGGAGGSSSDAGPTDTGADVATDVAGDGGGLTATQMRGQYLTSLLGCVNCHTPKLTGGALDTANLFAGVDCTADASGNCLSTPNLTPDATGIMSLTDQQLKDAFQKGMRPAAAADAGAATFLFANMPYYQYANLSADDASAIVAYLRQLVPVVHKVKDNAGTSATPPTAAQWTPADPTMLPAPGATAPADAANGKYLATLMCATCHTVNTAATAPLHIDETKGFQGGKTSSITGDGGTMMFQSANLTPDMTGIMGWMVSDVVTAIKMAKDKMGKTLCSPMRANATITDADATAVADYLLSLPAVANPAVMACMARM
- a CDS encoding enoyl-CoA hydratase-related protein — protein: MTEPLVQCQDAAGPIATVTVDRPQAMNALNAPTLELLRETFAALASAPGVRCVILTGAGEKAFVAGADIKAMESLTSEQARALAELGHAVGDAIEALPAPVIAAVNGFALGGGCELALACDFVHAAQTARFGQPEVNLGIIPGFGGTQRLARRVGIGRARELIYSGRVIDADEALRIGLVNGVHPPAELLSRVRAIAESIAAKAPLAVTEAKRAIRQGADRPLSEAHAIERRLFAGLFDTADRREGMRAFVEKRPPKWTAR
- a CDS encoding DMT family transporter, which translates into the protein MTASETNTGGSIKRGVALAFVAAGLFGVTAPLLQKASVGASPLFSGSLLYLGAALGAGLRVVPRSGGHNQGSARALLAPPSLLRLLMVALVGAALAPALLVRGLGRTDAATASLLLALEAPFTLLLAWLFMREHIGGRVLFAALAIFAGGAALVVGSLRADNAGWSAGLVAAAAFAWAVDNLLSRPLADHDPVLVVVGKGIMGGTASGVVALLAGQTPPSPGAALALLLLGAVSFGVSLQFYLRAQKIVGVGRTASVFGVSPFIGVVAAVALGAPWPGVQLPIAAGLIGLGLWLHLSERHAHRHQHEAIEHEHWHRHDDGHHDHQHDPMPSDAHSHPHHHDAIAHAHEHSEDLHHRHPH
- a CDS encoding TerB family tellurite resistance protein, whose translation is MALCLIPVTVVAGALTASFRVLRRLATLRRAEFSVSTTEVRPGDTFEARATVVPRAARAVTVEAHLTCTMFDHRPHELYASTRRMTATPAAASQYAVDLVLPEYALRTGRVGDSTTVAENAHRMLVVWTVDFEVRSAGGTLLHRRSRAFEVPRGRRLKTQLRRMSLLAIDTFSSIRNDMLFNWLVHLAACDGPITPAERTQLYELVSEMVGMADLEDASVRVERELQRRLVIDGLFLHRYVPLEQRLEFYRALLTLALTDGPLVDKEMTFLFESAKVLGISDEDVKTIEAEVALARQANAN